A genomic region of Chelmon rostratus isolate fCheRos1 chromosome 8, fCheRos1.pri, whole genome shotgun sequence contains the following coding sequences:
- the plekhf2 gene encoding pleckstrin homology domain-containing family F member 2 has protein sequence MVDRLANSEANSKRIAVVEGCFGAAGQPLAIPGRVLIGEGVLTKLCRKKPKARQFFLFNDILVYGNIVIQKKKYNKQHIIPLESVTIDTVPDEGDLRNGWLIKTPTKSFAVYAATATEKSEWMNHIGKCVEDLLQKSGKAPTGEHAAVWVPDSEATVCMRCQKVKFTPVSRRHHCRKCGFVVCGPCSEKKFLLPSQSSKPVRVCEYCFVQLTSGGLAPRSDSISRPGSKFNSNNLSDDDDEDDSSD, from the coding sequence ATGGTGGACCGGCTTGCGAACAGCGAGGCCAACTCCAAGAGGATCGCAGTGGTGGAGGGCTGCTTCGGCGCTGCGGGCCAGCCGCTGGCCATCCCCGGCCGCGTGCTGATCGGCGAGGGCGTCCTCACCAAACTCTGCCGCAAGAAGCCGAAGGCGCGCCAGTTCTTCCTCTTCAACGACATCCTGGTCTACGGCAACATCGTCATCCAGAAGAAGAAGTACAACAAGCAGCACATCATCCCGCTGGAGAGCGTCACCATCGACACGGTGCCTGACGAGGGCGACCTGCGCAACGGTTGGCTCATCAAGACGCCCACCAAGTCCTTCGCAGTCTATGCCGCCACCGCCACAGAGAAGTCCGAGTGGATGAACCACATAGGGAAGTGCGTGGAGGACTTGCTGCAGAAGAGCGGCAAGGCCCCGACGGGCGAGCATGCAGCCGTCTGGGTGCCCGACTCCGAGGCGACGGTGTGCATGCGCTGCCAGAAGGTGAAGTTCACGCCGGTCAGTCGCCGCCACCACTGCAGGAAGTGCGGCTTCGTGGTTTGCGGGCCGTGCTCAGAGAAAAAGTTCCTCCTGCCCAGCCAGTCTTCCAAACCCGTCCGTGTCTGCGAGTACTGCTTCGTGCAGCTGACATCAGGAGGTCTCGCGCCGCGCTCGGACTCCATCAGCCGGCCGGGCTCAAAGTTCAACAGCAACAACCTGTCGGACGATGACGACGAAGACGACAGCAGTGACTGA